A region from the Polyangiaceae bacterium genome encodes:
- a CDS encoding efflux RND transporter periplasmic adaptor subunit encodes MKRRPWLVVGGAVVLLAGGGLWMTSRAESATVAAGELREKVVARAVVIPLAGTAEVRPRIDGQVMRVHVREGMRVKAGDLLAEIEPAVVKEEVERREAELRSLSSTASAIASGARRQEVEALEAELRGAKEELSLAKKRAAREEKLQASGASTASQLDEAKSAVRIAEARVESLGARISLAKAGGRPSEVRAAKARSAAAAAAVKQAEQELDKTKIVAPIPGVVLARRVDPGDTLTGTAAGTQPAAFEIADTSRVELRLEIEEVDAMRVTPGLAVTLRMPGQPEVIGQSTVDRVGAQLEHRTIGAFDARERGEGWVRTAWVKWDERRELPIGQRLEATIALPARSVEARIPRGAIQVTDGYAVVDVRSTFGWSSRRVELGAADDEFVEVRGVSPGTRVRVVH; translated from the coding sequence GTGAAGCGGCGGCCGTGGCTGGTAGTCGGCGGAGCGGTGGTGCTCCTCGCCGGCGGCGGCCTGTGGATGACGAGCCGCGCCGAGAGCGCCACGGTGGCAGCGGGCGAGCTACGCGAGAAGGTGGTGGCCCGCGCCGTGGTGATCCCACTGGCGGGCACCGCCGAGGTTCGGCCCCGCATCGACGGACAGGTGATGCGCGTCCACGTGCGCGAGGGCATGCGGGTGAAGGCCGGTGACCTGCTGGCGGAGATCGAGCCCGCGGTGGTGAAGGAAGAGGTCGAGCGCCGCGAGGCCGAGCTTCGCTCCTTGAGCAGCACCGCGAGTGCCATCGCGTCGGGCGCGCGCCGACAAGAGGTGGAGGCGCTGGAAGCGGAGCTCCGCGGCGCAAAGGAGGAGCTGTCCCTCGCGAAGAAGCGCGCCGCCCGGGAAGAGAAGCTCCAGGCCAGCGGAGCGAGCACCGCGTCCCAGTTGGACGAGGCGAAGAGCGCCGTGCGCATCGCCGAAGCGCGCGTGGAGAGCCTCGGCGCGCGGATCTCCTTGGCCAAGGCCGGCGGCCGCCCGAGCGAGGTGCGCGCCGCCAAGGCGCGCAGCGCGGCCGCCGCCGCCGCGGTGAAACAAGCAGAGCAGGAGCTCGACAAGACGAAGATCGTGGCGCCCATTCCGGGCGTGGTCTTGGCGCGGCGTGTGGACCCGGGGGACACGCTGACGGGGACCGCGGCCGGGACGCAACCGGCAGCCTTCGAGATCGCAGATACGTCTCGCGTGGAGCTCCGGCTGGAGATCGAAGAGGTGGATGCCATGCGCGTCACGCCCGGCCTGGCCGTCACGCTGCGCATGCCGGGACAGCCCGAGGTCATCGGCCAAAGCACCGTCGATCGCGTGGGCGCGCAGCTCGAGCACCGTACCATCGGCGCCTTCGACGCCCGCGAACGGGGCGAAGGCTGGGTGCGCACCGCCTGGGTGAAGTGGGACGAAAGGCGCGAGCTGCCCATCGGCCAGCGGCTGGAGGCGACCATCGCCCTGCCCGCGCGCTCGGTGGAAGCGCGCATCCCGCGGGGCGCGATCCAGGTGACGGACGGCTACGCAGTGGTGGACGTTCGCTCCACGTTCGGCTGGTCCTCCCGGCGCGTGGAGCTCGGCGCCGCGGACGACGAGTTCGTGGAAGTGCGCGGCGTGTCGCCCGGCACCCGCGTGCGTGTAGTGCACTGA
- a CDS encoding FliI/YscN family ATPase: MDFDSLRARLAETSALRPVGAVRAVTGLSVRVALPGARVGDVVVLRRRGDPLFAEVVGFDQGEAIAIPLGELSGVGPDDPVESTGAPLSIGAGPSLLGRVLDGLGRPVDGLPPPEDLTPVPVDRAPPAALGRRPVTAPLSTGVRAIDGLLTLGVGQRVGLFAGSGVGKSTLLGAIARGTDADVVVVALVGERGREVGDFLEHALGEAGRRRSVVVVATSDAPALERLKAVQVATAVAEHFRDLGKSVMLLVDSVTRVARAQREVGLAAGEPPARRGYPPSVFALLPRLLERSGQGTTGAITAIYTVLVEGGDMDEPIADEVRGILDGHVVMDRRIAARGHYPAIDVTVSLSRVMDAVVAPEHVRAARTMRALIAAYEEKRDLIALGAYAKGSDPKVDRAIAALSDVERFLCQDPKDVSAFDQTVAALTAISKRYS, from the coding sequence GTGGACTTCGACTCCCTGCGCGCCCGCCTGGCTGAGACCTCGGCCCTACGACCCGTGGGGGCGGTGCGAGCGGTCACCGGCCTTTCCGTGAGGGTAGCGCTGCCCGGCGCCCGGGTGGGCGACGTGGTGGTGCTCCGGCGCCGGGGCGACCCGCTGTTCGCCGAGGTCGTGGGCTTCGATCAAGGCGAAGCCATCGCCATTCCCCTCGGGGAGCTGTCCGGTGTCGGGCCCGACGATCCCGTGGAGTCGACCGGGGCGCCGCTGTCCATCGGAGCGGGGCCGAGCCTGCTCGGTCGCGTGCTCGACGGCCTGGGGCGTCCGGTGGATGGACTGCCCCCGCCCGAAGATCTGACGCCGGTTCCCGTCGACCGCGCGCCGCCGGCGGCCCTCGGACGGAGACCGGTGACCGCGCCGCTCTCCACCGGCGTGCGGGCCATCGATGGGCTGCTCACGCTGGGCGTGGGACAGCGCGTCGGGCTCTTCGCCGGATCCGGCGTGGGCAAGAGCACGCTGCTCGGGGCCATCGCGCGGGGGACCGACGCCGACGTGGTGGTCGTCGCCCTGGTGGGCGAGCGCGGTCGTGAAGTGGGGGACTTTCTCGAGCACGCGCTGGGCGAAGCGGGACGTCGCCGCTCCGTGGTGGTCGTCGCCACCAGTGACGCGCCGGCCCTCGAGCGACTGAAAGCGGTGCAGGTGGCCACCGCCGTGGCCGAGCACTTCCGAGATCTCGGCAAGAGCGTGATGCTGCTGGTGGACTCCGTCACACGAGTCGCCCGCGCGCAACGTGAAGTGGGTCTCGCCGCCGGGGAGCCCCCCGCGCGCAGGGGCTATCCGCCCAGCGTGTTCGCGCTGTTGCCGCGCCTGCTCGAGCGCAGCGGTCAAGGGACGACGGGCGCCATCACCGCCATCTACACCGTACTGGTCGAAGGCGGCGACATGGACGAGCCCATCGCCGACGAGGTCCGCGGCATCCTCGACGGCCACGTGGTGATGGATCGTCGCATCGCCGCCCGCGGCCATTACCCCGCGATTGACGTCACCGTGTCCCTCTCCCGCGTGATGGACGCCGTCGTCGCCCCCGAGCACGTGCGCGCCGCCCGCACGATGCGTGCACTCATCGCCGCCTACGAAGAAAAGCGCGATCTCATCGCCCTGGGCGCCTACGCCAAGGGCAGCGATCCCAAAGTGGATCGCGCCATCGCCGCGTTGTCCGACGTCGAGCGCTTCTTGTGCCAAGACCCGAAGGACGTCAGCGCTTTCGACCAGACCGTCGCCGCGCTCACCGCCATTTCCAAGCGCTACTCCTGA
- a CDS encoding serine/threonine protein kinase, producing MADPVPSSSPSEDVDHLRDRVRLYAQVLLSIDLFAYLSDVVTPLFVYDVKPPEMPLWATVLRWSVTTGVLVTWLYTKLGRPGRTVLLVLESGITLTLSVVYTHIALAAMTGDSALYGPVFAMFGIALLLVIRSALVPSPVRRTVIIGIVAVASLFAITRATRGSMDPAAADGIGFIGSAFVITTAVTSHVIYGLRRTMRRALRLGQYELGRKIGEGGMGVVYEATHVMLRRPTAVKLLPIESVGEQTVLRFEREVRQTSRLEHPNSVAIFDYGRTPDGQFYYAMELLDGLTLQELVKDHGPVNAARAAGILGQAARALAEAHGLGLVHRDLKPANIMLCNRGGVPDMVKVLDFGLVKELDNPEVDDITQANAVVGTPHYLAPEAITKPNEVGPASDVYALGAVGYFLLTGREVFSGSSVIEICSKHLTQAPEPPSKLAGHALDARLEALLLRCLEKEPGDRPGDGRVLADALADLEIPGWSQADASDWWRMRPRTERASLDPAVEKTELAVDVARRT from the coding sequence GTGGCCGACCCCGTGCCCAGCAGCTCGCCCTCGGAAGACGTCGACCACCTGCGCGACCGCGTGCGGCTCTACGCACAGGTGCTGCTGTCCATCGACCTCTTCGCCTACCTGAGCGACGTCGTGACGCCGCTGTTCGTGTACGACGTAAAACCGCCGGAAATGCCGCTATGGGCCACGGTGCTGCGCTGGTCGGTGACGACCGGGGTGCTCGTCACGTGGCTGTACACCAAGCTCGGCAGGCCGGGCCGCACCGTGCTCTTGGTGCTGGAGAGCGGCATCACCCTGACGCTCTCCGTGGTGTACACGCACATAGCCCTGGCGGCGATGACCGGCGACAGCGCGCTGTACGGTCCGGTCTTCGCCATGTTCGGCATCGCGCTGCTACTGGTGATCCGCTCCGCGCTGGTGCCGAGCCCGGTGCGACGCACCGTGATCATCGGCATCGTGGCGGTGGCCTCGCTGTTCGCCATCACCAGGGCAACGCGGGGCAGCATGGACCCCGCTGCGGCGGACGGGATCGGCTTCATCGGCAGCGCCTTCGTGATCACCACGGCCGTCACCTCCCACGTGATCTACGGCCTGCGGCGCACGATGCGCCGCGCTCTGCGCCTGGGTCAGTACGAGCTCGGACGCAAGATCGGCGAGGGTGGCATGGGGGTGGTGTACGAGGCGACGCACGTGATGCTGCGCCGCCCCACGGCGGTGAAGCTCTTGCCCATCGAGAGCGTCGGTGAGCAGACGGTTCTTCGATTCGAGCGGGAAGTTCGCCAGACGAGCCGACTGGAGCACCCGAACAGCGTCGCGATCTTCGACTATGGGCGCACTCCGGACGGCCAGTTCTACTACGCCATGGAGCTCTTGGACGGGCTCACGCTGCAGGAGTTGGTGAAGGATCATGGCCCCGTCAACGCTGCGCGCGCCGCGGGCATCTTGGGACAGGCGGCGCGGGCGTTGGCGGAAGCCCACGGGTTGGGGCTGGTGCATCGCGACTTGAAGCCCGCGAACATCATGCTGTGCAACCGCGGGGGCGTGCCGGACATGGTCAAGGTGCTCGACTTCGGTTTGGTGAAGGAGCTGGACAACCCCGAGGTCGACGACATCACGCAAGCGAACGCGGTGGTGGGCACGCCGCATTACCTCGCGCCGGAAGCGATCACCAAGCCGAACGAGGTGGGCCCGGCGTCGGACGTGTACGCGCTGGGCGCCGTGGGCTACTTCCTGCTGACGGGTCGCGAGGTGTTCAGCGGAAGCTCCGTCATCGAGATCTGCTCGAAGCACCTCACCCAAGCGCCGGAGCCACCCTCGAAGCTGGCGGGGCACGCGTTGGATGCGCGTTTGGAAGCGCTCCTGCTCCGCTGCCTGGAGAAGGAGCCGGGTGACCGACCTGGAGACGGCAGGGTCCTGGCGGACGCGCTCGCCGACTTGGAGATTCCAGGGTGGTCCCAAGCCGATGCCTCGGACTGGTGGCGAATGCGTCCCCGGACCGAACGAGCAAGCCTGGACCCGGCCGTGGAGAAGACGGAGCTCGCCGTGGACGTCGCGCGACGCACGTGA
- a CDS encoding choice-of-anchor L domain-containing protein, giving the protein MIAIKSWGLGLSVVVALGAAVACSSGASSSPSGTGGGGGSSGSDAGNDSATGGSSATGGGGSGGIGATGGSGGTAAADAGSDAPTGCSGNTDCANDPGGPVCDTSTGQCVGCLAPSDCPSGQYCDLTNHTCNAGCDEAGDCTAPTPMCDTTSNQCAECLIDTDCPSGQICAGGACAVGCSVSQPCQAGNETCCSGSCHDVSSDINDCGACGTKCPSYANAASTCSSGQCGMGPCAAGFADCNQNTADGCEHNVTQNGPCACTPGQSTSCYDGPAGTEGKGICKAGTKTCDPSGTKYGPCLNQVFPLAEVCANNVDDDCDGVVDNVPDVDGDGWTACNGDCCEDTSQCGNPNLVNPGAYEFPGNSVDDDCDGTVDNAVTACDTGLTSNSANGLDYAKAIDLCQTTTENPPIAQKKWGVISATFYRANGAGTPAANSRSIRSGYGSGVTPLLGQKLAALSTGVAAAQASPNNTSPAYAAFQGGQNMGTTSPVPSDWLSANGNNFPNAPGCPDPQGGTTANDPIMLKLRIRVPTNAKSFNVSSFFYSSEYPEWVCSAFNDFFLTLLDSSFVPGPGETANPADKNLAFYDTGSAKYPVGVNLAFGNTGLFKACLNGPTGCGGGSVAGNTSTCTGITQLLGTGFDVLNPPSQFLNDPGWCGSSNRAGGGTGWLKTAGNVKPGETIEIRFVIWDTGDPWYDSLVLLDRFEWAVTASTPGTTDG; this is encoded by the coding sequence GTGATCGCCATCAAGAGCTGGGGCCTTGGACTTTCGGTCGTCGTCGCGTTGGGGGCTGCGGTTGCATGCTCCAGCGGAGCGAGTAGCTCGCCATCGGGAACCGGGGGTGGGGGCGGTAGCAGCGGCAGCGATGCCGGGAACGACTCCGCGACGGGCGGCTCTTCGGCCACCGGCGGCGGCGGTTCGGGCGGCATCGGAGCGACGGGCGGCAGCGGCGGCACGGCGGCGGCGGACGCGGGCAGCGATGCGCCGACGGGATGCAGCGGCAACACGGACTGCGCCAACGATCCGGGCGGTCCGGTGTGCGACACCAGCACGGGACAGTGCGTGGGCTGCTTGGCGCCCTCGGACTGTCCCTCGGGGCAGTACTGCGACCTCACGAACCACACCTGCAACGCGGGCTGCGACGAAGCGGGGGACTGCACGGCGCCGACGCCAATGTGCGATACCACCAGCAATCAGTGCGCGGAGTGCCTGATCGACACGGACTGCCCCAGCGGTCAGATCTGCGCGGGGGGAGCGTGCGCGGTGGGCTGCTCCGTGAGCCAACCGTGCCAGGCCGGCAACGAAACTTGCTGCAGCGGCAGCTGTCACGACGTGAGCAGCGACATCAACGACTGCGGTGCGTGCGGCACCAAGTGTCCGAGCTATGCGAACGCTGCCAGCACCTGCAGCAGCGGCCAGTGCGGCATGGGTCCATGCGCTGCGGGATTCGCCGACTGCAATCAGAACACTGCGGACGGCTGCGAGCACAACGTCACGCAGAACGGCCCGTGCGCCTGCACCCCGGGACAGAGCACCAGCTGCTACGACGGGCCGGCCGGCACCGAGGGCAAGGGCATTTGCAAGGCGGGCACCAAGACCTGCGACCCGAGCGGCACCAAGTACGGGCCTTGCCTGAACCAGGTGTTCCCGTTGGCCGAGGTGTGTGCCAACAACGTGGATGACGACTGCGACGGCGTGGTGGACAACGTGCCGGACGTGGACGGCGACGGCTGGACCGCGTGCAATGGGGACTGCTGCGAGGACACTTCGCAGTGTGGCAATCCGAACCTGGTGAATCCAGGCGCCTACGAGTTCCCGGGCAACTCCGTGGACGACGACTGCGACGGCACCGTGGACAACGCCGTGACCGCCTGCGACACGGGCCTGACGAGCAACTCGGCCAATGGCCTCGACTACGCCAAGGCCATCGACTTGTGCCAGACCACGACCGAGAATCCGCCCATTGCGCAGAAGAAGTGGGGCGTGATCAGCGCCACCTTCTATCGTGCCAACGGCGCGGGCACTCCGGCCGCCAACTCGCGCTCCATCCGCTCCGGCTACGGCAGCGGCGTCACCCCGCTGTTGGGCCAGAAGCTGGCGGCGCTGTCCACCGGCGTGGCGGCGGCCCAGGCTTCGCCCAACAACACGAGCCCGGCCTACGCCGCGTTCCAGGGCGGACAGAACATGGGCACCACCAGCCCGGTGCCCTCGGACTGGCTGAGCGCCAACGGCAACAACTTCCCGAACGCGCCCGGTTGTCCGGATCCGCAGGGCGGCACCACCGCCAACGATCCGATCATGCTGAAGCTCCGGATCCGAGTGCCGACCAACGCGAAGTCGTTCAACGTGAGCTCCTTCTTCTACTCCAGCGAGTATCCGGAGTGGGTGTGCAGCGCGTTCAACGACTTCTTCCTCACCCTGCTCGATTCGAGCTTCGTGCCGGGCCCGGGGGAGACGGCGAACCCTGCCGACAAGAACCTGGCGTTCTACGACACCGGCTCCGCCAAGTATCCGGTGGGCGTGAACCTCGCGTTCGGCAACACCGGCCTGTTCAAGGCCTGCCTCAACGGCCCCACTGGCTGCGGTGGCGGTTCCGTGGCGGGAAACACCAGCACCTGCACCGGCATCACACAGCTGCTCGGTACCGGCTTTGACGTGTTGAACCCGCCGTCGCAGTTCCTGAACGACCCCGGGTGGTGCGGATCGAGCAACCGCGCCGGCGGCGGCACTGGTTGGCTGAAGACCGCCGGCAACGTGAAGCCGGGCGAGACCATCGAGATCCGCTTCGTGATCTGGGACACGGGGGATCCTTGGTACGACTCCCTGGTGCTGCTCGATCGCTTCGAGTGGGCCGTGACCGCGAGCACGCCGGGTACGACCGACGGCTGA
- a CDS encoding ABC transporter ATP-binding protein, translated as MAPARVLVDARGVSKTFGHGELATPVLRGIDLQVFAGELALLMGPSGSGKTTLISVLAGLLKPSGGRVELCGETITELAETAITRIRRQHLGFVFQSYNLFPALTALENIAEVLKMKGTPPETADDKATAALSIVGLGERLHHRPGELSGGQKQRVAIARALAGDPSLILGDEVTAALDTHTALNVVSILRQQVSPERGILLVTHDHRLAEFADRVIEIEDGAVSRVVPGGAA; from the coding sequence CTGGCTCCGGCGCGAGTGCTGGTGGACGCGCGCGGCGTGAGCAAGACCTTCGGCCACGGGGAGCTCGCCACTCCCGTGCTCAGGGGTATCGACCTCCAGGTATTCGCCGGCGAGCTCGCGCTCTTGATGGGACCCTCCGGCTCCGGCAAGACCACCCTCATCAGCGTGTTGGCGGGGCTGCTCAAGCCCAGCGGCGGGCGGGTGGAGCTGTGTGGTGAGACGATCACGGAGCTGGCGGAGACGGCCATCACCCGCATTCGGCGCCAGCACTTGGGCTTCGTGTTCCAGAGCTACAATCTGTTCCCCGCGCTCACGGCCCTGGAGAACATCGCGGAGGTGCTCAAGATGAAAGGCACGCCGCCCGAGACTGCCGACGACAAGGCCACCGCGGCACTTTCGATCGTCGGTCTGGGGGAGCGGCTGCATCACCGCCCCGGCGAGCTGTCCGGCGGGCAAAAGCAGCGCGTGGCCATCGCCCGCGCGTTGGCCGGGGATCCGTCGCTGATCTTGGGGGACGAAGTGACCGCGGCCCTCGACACCCACACCGCCCTGAACGTGGTGTCCATCCTCCGCCAGCAGGTGAGCCCCGAGCGGGGCATCCTGCTCGTGACCCACGATCACCGCCTGGCGGAGTTTGCGGATCGCGTCATCGAGATCGAAGATGGCGCCGTGTCCCGCGTGGTCCCCGGAGGTGCGGCGTGA